The following are from one region of the Noviherbaspirillum sedimenti genome:
- the rseP gene encoding RIP metalloprotease RseP, whose protein sequence is MTLLHTILAFIVVLGTLVVVHELGHYWVARWCGVKVLRFSVGMGKVLWSRRIGPDRTEWALSALPFGGYVKMLDAREADVSDLPPEDLAREFTRQSVWKRIAIVAAGPLANFLLAIAIFTGLYSYGIPEPAPLLRAVPANSPAYAAGLRGGELVTAVNGEPVQIWSDMRWQLIQSVVEKQAAVLEVSRRAAGDAAHTAAYKVSLPLDSITAQDLEGDFLGKLGLDLARPRAVFGKLGADGPAMQAGFRGGDQILAVDGMPVSDGVALIELVRASPGKALRMRVLRGSQELELTVTPLAREQNGKTFGQIMVEIPVAPEMVTASSSPLAALGKATQRTWDSSVLTLKMLGKMLIGELSWKNISGPLTIADYAGQTARIGIISYLSFIALISISLGVMNLLPIPVLDGGHLLYYSLEVLTGRPLSERVGEIAQRAGMGLLMALMVMAVFNDIVRLMS, encoded by the coding sequence ATGACACTGCTGCATACCATTCTCGCTTTCATCGTTGTGCTGGGCACCCTGGTCGTGGTGCACGAGCTGGGGCATTACTGGGTGGCGCGCTGGTGCGGCGTCAAGGTCCTGCGCTTTTCGGTGGGCATGGGCAAGGTGCTGTGGTCGCGCCGCATTGGCCCGGATCGCACCGAATGGGCGCTGTCGGCGCTGCCGTTCGGCGGCTATGTGAAGATGCTCGACGCCCGCGAAGCGGATGTCTCGGACTTGCCGCCGGAGGACCTGGCGCGCGAATTCACGCGGCAAAGCGTGTGGAAGCGGATCGCCATCGTGGCGGCCGGACCGCTGGCGAATTTTCTGCTGGCCATTGCGATCTTTACCGGTCTGTACAGCTATGGCATTCCCGAACCGGCACCGCTGCTGCGCGCCGTGCCGGCCAACTCGCCGGCTTATGCGGCCGGCTTGCGTGGCGGCGAACTGGTCACCGCAGTCAATGGCGAACCGGTGCAGATCTGGTCGGATATGCGCTGGCAACTGATTCAATCGGTGGTCGAAAAGCAGGCCGCCGTGCTGGAAGTCAGCCGACGCGCGGCAGGCGATGCCGCTCATACCGCGGCTTATAAGGTATCGCTGCCGCTCGACAGTATCACCGCGCAGGATCTGGAAGGCGATTTCCTTGGCAAACTCGGTCTGGACCTGGCGCGGCCGCGGGCAGTCTTCGGCAAGCTGGGTGCCGACGGACCTGCGATGCAGGCAGGTTTTCGCGGAGGCGATCAGATCCTTGCGGTGGACGGCATGCCGGTCAGCGACGGCGTGGCCTTGATCGAACTGGTGCGCGCTTCGCCCGGCAAGGCCCTGCGCATGCGCGTGCTGCGCGGCAGCCAGGAGCTGGAGCTGACGGTGACGCCGCTGGCGCGCGAGCAGAACGGCAAGACCTTTGGCCAGATCATGGTGGAAATCCCGGTGGCGCCGGAAATGGTCACGGCCAGCTCGTCGCCATTGGCGGCGCTGGGCAAGGCGACGCAGCGTACCTGGGATTCCAGCGTGTTAACGCTGAAAATGCTTGGTAAAATGCTGATCGGCGAGCTGTCCTGGAAAAACATCTCGGGGCCGCTGACCATCGCGGACTATGCCGGGCAGACCGCGCGCATCGGCATCATCAGCTATCTGAGCTTCATCGCGCTCATCAGCATCAGCCTGGGTGTCATGAATTTGCTGCCCATTCCAGTGCTGGATGGCGGTCATTTATTGTATTATTCGCTGGAAGTTTTGACCGGCCGCCCCTTGTCCGAACGGGTGGGAGAAATTGCGCAACGCGCAGGCATGGGGCTGCTGATGGCATTGATGGTGATGGCGGTGTTCAACGACATCGTTCGCCTGATGTCCTGA